The window TGGAATTCTGATAATAAATGGGTACAAAGGGAATGGGCGAAAGGATACTATTCTTCTTTCAATAACGATCAAACAACTCCTCCCCAAGAGGATGATCCCTCCTTCGATGATATCGAAGAAAATGAATAGATTTTTACACAATAAGGAAAATGCAAATGTTAATAGAAATTCACATTCTACAAAACCACGTTCCCTCCAATTTAAATAGAGACGATACCGGCTCCGTAAAAGATTGCACTTTTGGAGGAGTGCCTAGGGCAAGAATCTCTAGTCAATGCCTGAAAAGAAGCATTCGAAAGTCAGATTTTTTCGAAAGCGAATTAAAAGAGTATTTATCCAATAGAACAAAATATTTGCCTGAAGAAATTGAAGAGGGGCTAAAGAGAAAATATACTCCAGAAAAAGCAGGAGAAATTGCAAAGAAAATTCAGGGGATAGGATCTTCCTCTGATGACTCCGAGGGAAAGAAGAAACCAAATGAGAAAGAGAAAGCTTTTAAAAAAACCTCGCAACTAATTTTCTTCGGGGAAAAGGAAGTTAAACTAATCATTGCAAATCTACTTAAAAATCAAGATCTTGAAAAGTTATCAACGAAAGATTTATCGCTAAAAGTGCATGAAATAATTACAGAGAACAAAATTAAACCTGTCGATGTTGCCCTATTTGGCAGAATGACGACGCTTGAAAAGTTCGAGGAAGTGAATGCTTCTTGCCAAGTTGCACATGCAATCTCTGTCAATAAACACAACGTTGAATTTGATTATTTTACCGCCGTTGATGACCTCCAAAAAAAATACGAACCTCATCAACAAGGATCTGGACATTTAAGCGAAATCGAATTAACAA is drawn from Leptospira fainei serovar Hurstbridge str. BUT 6 and contains these coding sequences:
- the cas7e gene encoding type I-E CRISPR-associated protein Cas7/Cse4/CasC: MLIEIHILQNHVPSNLNRDDTGSVKDCTFGGVPRARISSQCLKRSIRKSDFFESELKEYLSNRTKYLPEEIEEGLKRKYTPEKAGEIAKKIQGIGSSSDDSEGKKKPNEKEKAFKKTSQLIFFGEKEVKLIIANLLKNQDLEKLSTKDLSLKVHEIITENKIKPVDVALFGRMTTLEKFEEVNASCQVAHAISVNKHNVEFDYFTAVDDLQKKYEPHQQGSGHLSEIELTSACFYKYISVDFDSFLGSIGSDKILAKSAISSLVRAAVLSNPSGKQNSTAAHNPPHFIGIEIKDRKVPVNLANAFVKPIAPDSKLSLNDKSIDALAKYAKRNREAFSLPMKDQAHFVFTEEEGLGDEFSNHSFVKLDDLIQWLEKHTGA